From the Manihot esculenta cultivar AM560-2 chromosome 14, M.esculenta_v8, whole genome shotgun sequence genome, the window accacagggaattgacaccaaagattttcctaataatgactaggcgaataaatgacaaataaataaaagagggggttttgttttgatgaattaATTCTAGAAAGCAAGAGAAAGTAACAATTTAAGTAAacgagaatttcaatgggaaagagattctagttgaaatatgagtttaattcagcttgttcagaattgatcattgactatttaagactcctattttattttaataaattagttttggttgtggaaaatgcttctcacaaccaaattcctccttagttctagtttgattaggaaacgttcgtcaatcaaacactaatcaataagttgccaaggaacgtccttggggcatttagcatcgaacaactgttgactgcattaagacttagagaaacccaattctatccttgccaaccgcgtggtcaagtctagattatgcaacgGATTATATTTGAGTTCAAacaatataagcaattacggacttagatcattcaaacaatttattactcaagcaatttaaaagcaatggattgattctaaaagcaaagtaacaattacagaaaagatcaagttgcataaatattgaaagcaaataagagtttaacaatggagttttaaatctcccaattcatcacaaatctgaatttcctcaacttcaactagaaaaggaagtgtttagccactcatggtggacaaaaatacacaaaagaaagaaggaagaaaatctgctgtgttgctggagaatttccgaaGCTGAGACGATGCTGAGATGATGTGGgctgcctccttttataggtgaggaATCCCAATCCAATTAGGTTTTGGAATCCTAAATTGGATTGGTCTTTGTCTTTGATCTCTTCTTTAATTGtgaataaatcttcttcttgagGAGGTCTATCTTGAGAGTGACTCTTTGAGATGCCCTAAGActgatcttgaagtgtttgagaGGGGTTAGgacttctttattttaaatcttgaatttctgcacttttccgcttctgctgtattttctgctgtcaatgtgattggggcggTGATTTAGGCAGAtcactgccccaatcgctttctgtgagtcagtccagtttttagctttctatctctgtttcctccgcttgatttgggcaatgatttgggcaaatcgtcatgcccaaatcatttctgcgtgttgcctccgggtttctgttCCTGCGGGTGACTTGGCCAATTCATTGACCCAATCAGTCTCCTGTGAGATAGTTtaggtttctgctttagcttgatctgggcagtgatttagccaagttactgacccaatcacttttctgtcattttatgcactttttctccagttttccaatttcttcctttttctacaaaaacataataaaaacataaattaagctagaaaaatgtgtaattaaacagtaataaatatactaaaaatgtggctaaattatgcttgatcaatctttgaagtattttctccaagttggctaggcattcattgaatgagttgccatacaccgtgaaatcgtccatgaagacttcaataattttctccacatagtcagaaaaaatgctcatcataCACCTTTGAAAAGTGGCTAGTGCATTGCAtagaccgaagggcatccttctaaatgcgaaggtgccaaataggcatgtgaaagtggtcttctcttgatcttcaggtgcaacagggatttgataaaatcccgaatatccatctaggaggcagtaatggctctttccagcaagtctctcaagcatttgaTCCATGAAGAGAAAGGGAAAGTGATCCTTCCTTGTGactgtgttgagcttcctgtaatccatgcaaactctccacccattttgcacacgagtgggtactagctctccttcagaattagggacaatggtaatcccagtcttctttggtacTACATGGATGAGACTCACCCATTTGTTGTCAGAGATGGGGTAGATGACTCCAGTGTCTAAGAGTTtcacaatttctttctttataacctccatcattggtgggttcagccttctttgtgcctcacgaacaggtttgcactcatcctccataagtatccgatgcatgcatgttgagggtgatatgcctttgatgtcctccaaggtccacccaattgccttcttgtgttttctcaatacctcaaggagcttttcttcttcttgtgggctgagctggttggaaattataactggaagtgtatttccagctcccaagaaggcatatttgaggtgttctggtaagggcttcagatctggtgcatttGCTGTCTTAACTGCAGATTTTTGCTGGtttactgatttgggcagattgcctgCTGTCTGTCTGGGTGGTCTGGCCAAATCACCTTCTGTTATGTCTGTCTGTCGCAGTGATTTAGGCAGGTCATctgttattgattctggtgatgTGGTCAAATTTAGCCTGGCCttgtctgtctgctccagtgatttgggcaaatcagattCTGCTTGtctaggtgatttgggcagatcatttGCCACCAACAAtgtacagcagtctgctgtctTCACTGCTTCCGTCATGGCACAactgctgtccacttctcctttcctgTAAAGACCATCATAGAGTAAGTTTTcttaatcaaaatcaaaaatttattggcttaaatcatcaataatatcaaggccataaacaagagaaacatcattggggaatttcatggtatcataaaccttaaacttgataacttccccttcaaactctaTGGTTaatgtaccatcatgcacatcaatttttgttctgactgtgctcaagaatggtcatTCTTAGTtagttttatataaaaaaattttgtagAAAATTATTTGTGTAATTCTTGACATATGAAACAGctagaaaattaattattaaaaaaacattttctaattaaaaaaagaataagttattttttaaaagaaaaatagctATCTCTttcaaaagattaaattattttttaaaatttaaaaatattattaacaccaataaatttttatatataaatttattgataacttCTATTTATAATACTACTATCacacaataaaaaatatattaagttcTTGAAAAACTGCAAACAGATTGTCAATTTTAACACAAAATATGActgtattttaatataaattttggaGAATCCGTTGGGATCTAACCCCACATGCAACATAAAGTGAATCCTGACTATAGTAACCCAAAATTGAACATTTACAAGTTTGTTTCTACACAGGAAATATTAAATGGGTATTAAATCCTAGGCCAGTTAAAAATAATCAGAATAGTAGCACTCATAGACTATCCGATAGTAAAATCTATCCGGTAGTAaaatatatctgaataaatctgagagatttcaAGTTTTACTCTCTCAATTTCCAGTcctccttttaaaaaaaaaaaaaaaaaatcagaatagTAATACATAAAATCAAGTTGCGAGTTGTGAATGATAAAAATTTGAGAATGGAAACTACTGAATATTGAATTTCAATTAAAGTACAGTTACAGTTAATATCTCCGATCGGCCCGTCACCCCCACTTTAACAATTAAGGTGTTCTAGCAACAGAAAAATGTAATGACGATTTAATGTAGATTCCTAAACCCAACAATTAGAAACGGAACTAAGGCCACCGGCAACAATATATTTTCTGGCCGAGCCTCTTGATTCAGCACATTTTCAACCTGTACACTTCGTTGCCTTGCATTCCTTTTTCTCTGTCCCTCCAGAGATCAAGCATCAAGGGCGCCGAGTGCTTTCATGTCCTCCAAAAAGGCCATATATGAGTCATCAATACTCGGAGTCTTCGAAGCTGATGGCAAGTTTGTGGATTCTGGTTTCATGATGATAGGAGCTGCTGGTCTGGTAGCTACTGCTGCTGCAGTAGAAACTGTTGACTTGGGTTTTGATTTTGGGACAGCAGTCTCTCTTCGTACTCGAACTGAAGCAGGAACCTGAACACACAATAAACTTGATGGTCAAGCACAGAAAAACCATGCTAGTAACAAGAGTTTAGCATAAATGGCGTTTCTCCCCTCCCAGTGCACATGAAACTTCTAAGAGCTATTTTGCAATGTAAAGAAATGGATGGTCAGATGGAAACTTCTAAGCCAAACCTAGCTGGGTGCCACATTATCATAGAAGCAAGGTTCTTAAATCACATCGACCATTTTATAACAATGCCAGACAGAATCTGATAATTCCGTGCACTATACTATAATCCCATTTTTCAGTGACAATTTGCTTCTCTTCATATGTAAATTGATTGGCTCCAATGAATTCTGGGAAGTGAGTTCAGATTTCTATTTTCTAATTATAAACATTTGCAATCACCAATCAATTCTTCCATTTCACAAAATGTCTTGAAACTAATTGCTTGAAAACCTTCAGGCAATTCGCCTTTAGGTTGACTGAGCACAagcattttcttcttcttcaggcAATTTGCCTCAGGGTTGAACACAATAGAATGGTCTAATTAAGCATTAGTAGCCTTTCTTTTCCTTCATTCAATATCCCAAGGAGAATTTTTTGACCTTTACATCATGTGTATAACAAAACTTTTAAAGGGAGAGAGATCTTATATAAGATGGCTTCATAATAACTAATCAGAGAAATGAACATACCATAGCTGTAAGTTCCGGAGTGTGTTGTGCTAGCGGCCTCTTAACAACAGTAGATGCAGCAGATTTGACATAAGATGGCTTCTGAGGAGCAGTTGGCCGCATAGCAGCATCTTCTTGTTGTAAGGCAGGAGGAGGACCGGGTGGAAGAGGTGGTCTCATCATTGGGGGTGGTCCAGGGGGAGGACCATATGGTGGTCTTGGCATTAGAGGGACCATTACTCCTGGAGGAGCAACTTGACCTGGAAGTCCAGGAGCAACTTGAGCCACTGGTGCCCGCATGCCTGGTGGAGGTGGAGGGGGCGGGGGCAAATGTGATAATCCTGGAGGTAACACATCAGGTTGTATTGTAGGTATCATAGTTGGTCCAGGTACAGGAGGTGGTTGCCGtggaggaggtggtggtgggggaaCCATTTTAACGTTATCCTTGGTTGTTGTCGGATTGTTACCATCAACTTCAGATGACACACCTTCAGACTGATTGCTGGCTGACTTCAGCACCATACCAGGAAGAGGCGGTGGTGGAGAGAGTAGAGTAGGCAACTGAATAGAGAATTGGAGACATTAGCTTTTTACCAAAAAGTGCAAAAGGAGTTTTATATTTCAGTTTACCAACTGTCTGAGTTTGTAAATACCTGCTAAAATCCTTTAGGTTTTGACATATGGACCAAGTGCAgattaataatatcaatattattattaataataaattattattattattttaatccaGATTCTGGTGTTATGTGTTCTTCAAATT encodes:
- the LOC110600037 gene encoding protein EARLY FLOWERING 5 isoform X3, whose amino-acid sequence is MKEKGETPVMFSHLGPPRRRTSAEEEERVKHPKPEDSVYYHPTLNPTGAPPPGKPPMYKSSIGPRIPLSAGASSSNTESEDAALAVPPPPPPPPPPLPESSTLASGDNSVLPTSLPLPPPPPMPPKPPAPGLGVSLPPPPPGPPPNDQVASHTLLPPPPPLQQSAQPPPPGTSETELGRNSSTLSDEPTSKGTVQLPTLLSPPPPLPGMVLKSASNQSEGVSSEVDGNNPTTTKDNVKMVPPPPPPPRQPPPVPGPTMIPTIQPDVLPPGLSHLPPPPPPPPGMRAPVAQVAPGLPGQVAPPGVMVPLMPRPPYGPPPGPPPMMRPPLPPGPPPALQQEDAAMRPTAPQKPSYVKSAASTVVKRPLAQHTPELTAMVPASVRVRRETAVPKSKPKSTVSTAAAVATRPAAPIIMKPESTNLPSASKTPSIDDSYMAFLEDMKALGALDA
- the LOC110600037 gene encoding protein EARLY FLOWERING 5 isoform X2; its protein translation is MVLKKRKEYEEKMKEKGETPVMFSHLGPPRRRTSAEEEERVKHPKPEDSVYYHPTLNPTGAPPPGKPPMYKSSIGPRIPLSAGASSSNTESEDAALAVPPPPPPPPPPLPESSTLASGDNSVLPTSLPLPPPPPMPPKPPAPGLGVSLPPPPPGPPPNDQVASHTLLPPPPPLQQSAQPPPPGTSETELGRNSSTLSDEPTSKGTVQLPTLLSPPPPLPGMVLKSASNQSEGVSSEVDGNNPTTTKDNVKMVPPPPPPPRQPPPVPGPTMIPTIQPDVLPPGLSHLPPPPPPPPGMRAPVAQVAPGLPGQVAPPGVMVPLMPRPPYGPPPGPPPMMRPPLPPGPPPALQQEDAAMRPTAPQKPSYVKSAASTVVKRPLAQHTPELTAMVPASVRVRRETAVPKSKPKSTVSTAAAVATRPAAPIIMKPESTNLPSASKTPSIDDSYMAFLEDMKALGALDA